The following are encoded in a window of bacterium genomic DNA:
- a CDS encoding DUF3592 domain-containing protein yields the protein METYIFQFVSLTLLGIAYYLVRRKQNFIAECDQVEGTVVRFRESRRPGKNTTYAPVVEYFAYGKSYQHESSLYRSSPGFEIHQTVSVLYKRDKPEEAMIDSFLEKWFIPMMLGIVGSVFLIIGTVFPLLERKI from the coding sequence ATGGAAACATACATTTTTCAATTTGTCAGCTTGACTTTACTTGGCATCGCATATTATCTAGTACGACGAAAACAAAATTTTATCGCCGAATGCGATCAAGTCGAAGGAACAGTGGTAAGATTTCGCGAATCACGCAGGCCCGGCAAAAACACCACATATGCACCGGTGGTCGAATACTTCGCCTATGGCAAATCTTATCAACATGAAAGTTCTCTTTACCGATCCAGTCCGGGTTTTGAAATACATCAGACGGTATCTGTCTTATACAAACGAGATAAACCCGAAGAAGCGATGATTGATAGTTTTTTGGAAAAGTGGTTTATACCGATGATGCTGGGTATTGTCGGTTCTGTTTTTTTGATTATCGGTACAGTTTTCCCATTGCTCGAACGTAAAATTTGA
- a CDS encoding dihydrofolate reductase produces MSKIRVESFTISLDGFGAGIEQTMSNPMGVGGQNLHQWAIPTKTFQKALFGSDKGTTGIDDKFATRGFDNIGAWILGRNMFGPIRGEWPDMSWKGWWGENPPYHVPVFILTHYPRPSITMEGETVFHFVTGGIHEALDMARQAAKGKDVRIGGGVQTIQQYLRAGLIDEMHFAISPVFLGRGERLFSDVDLVALGYRCIECTSTEKATHVIVQRQNQ; encoded by the coding sequence ATGTCTAAAATACGTGTAGAAAGTTTCACTATATCATTGGACGGATTCGGTGCGGGCATAGAGCAGACGATGAGTAATCCTATGGGGGTGGGCGGACAAAATCTGCATCAATGGGCGATACCGACAAAAACATTTCAAAAAGCACTGTTTGGTTCCGATAAAGGCACTACAGGAATTGATGATAAATTTGCAACACGAGGTTTTGATAATATCGGTGCGTGGATACTGGGTCGAAATATGTTTGGACCTATTCGCGGCGAATGGCCTGACATGTCGTGGAAAGGCTGGTGGGGCGAAAATCCTCCGTATCATGTTCCGGTGTTTATTTTGACACACTACCCGCGTCCGTCAATTACGATGGAGGGAGAAACCGTATTTCATTTTGTTACAGGTGGCATCCATGAAGCGCTGGATATGGCGCGTCAAGCGGCTAAGGGAAAAGATGTGCGTATCGGGGGTGGTGTGCAGACCATACAGCAATATCTCCGGGCCGGGTTGATTGATGAAATGCACTTTGCCATCTCGCCTGTTTTTTTAGGTCGCGGCGAGCGGTTATTTAGCGATGTGGATTTGGTTGCTTTGGGTTATCGCTGTATAGAATGTACTTCCACAGAAAAAGCAACGCATGTCATAGTTCAACGTCAAAACCAATAG
- a CDS encoding oxidoreductase, with amino-acid sequence MKKNKTLFFYFFVALLDGCAPKSKNIWIIQEAVTKERLRGISAVSEQVVWASGNHGTCIRTTDGGLSWEKINIPDSDSLDFRDIEAFGPDEAYVLSIGYGRQSRVYKTTDGGKSWQLQFLNTDTTAFFDAFAFWNSQGGIAVSDAVNGRWILVSTHDGGASWNRFPSQQAPLALSGEGAFAASGTCITTYGDSMVWIGSGVNAARVLSSNDRGKNWRYSETPITHSNGTSGIFSIAFYNEKKGVVCGGDFKDEKNNTNSLAFTANQGITWQIVNDKLPQGFRSSILWLTDKILIAVGPNGSDISYDSGMTWNFLGDTGFHTADAGLYSKTIWAAGDSGRVGKLNLGI; translated from the coding sequence ATGAAAAAAAACAAAACCTTATTTTTCTACTTTTTTGTAGCCTTATTAGACGGATGCGCGCCCAAGTCAAAAAATATTTGGATTATACAGGAGGCCGTAACTAAAGAACGTTTAAGAGGAATAAGCGCCGTCTCTGAGCAAGTCGTGTGGGCCAGCGGTAATCATGGGACCTGCATTCGAACGACCGATGGAGGTTTGTCTTGGGAGAAAATAAATATTCCGGATTCTGATTCTCTTGATTTTCGGGATATTGAAGCGTTTGGCCCCGATGAGGCTTATGTTTTATCCATAGGTTACGGCCGTCAATCACGTGTTTACAAGACAACCGATGGTGGAAAATCGTGGCAACTACAATTTCTAAACACGGATACAACGGCTTTTTTTGATGCTTTTGCGTTTTGGAACTCACAGGGGGGTATCGCCGTCAGCGATGCGGTGAATGGCCGCTGGATACTCGTATCTACACACGACGGAGGAGCTAGTTGGAACCGCTTTCCATCTCAACAAGCGCCGTTAGCGCTTTCCGGTGAAGGGGCGTTTGCTGCAAGCGGGACATGCATTACGACGTACGGGGATTCGATGGTATGGATAGGGAGCGGCGTCAATGCGGCACGCGTACTTTCGTCAAATGATCGTGGGAAAAACTGGCGATATTCAGAAACACCAATCACACACTCCAATGGTACCTCAGGAATTTTTTCTATCGCTTTTTATAATGAAAAAAAAGGAGTGGTATGCGGCGGAGACTTCAAAGATGAAAAGAACAATACGAACTCACTTGCTTTCACCGCGAATCAAGGTATTACCTGGCAAATCGTAAACGACAAACTACCTCAGGGCTTTCGATCTTCCATACTTTGGTTGACAGATAAAATATTGATCGCTGTAGGACCTAATGGTTCGGATATTTCTTACGATTCAGGAATGACTTGGAACTTTTTAGGCGATACGGGTTTTCATACGGCCGATGCCGGTTTGTACAGCAAAACCATATGGGCCGCTGGAGACAGCGGGCGTGTGGGAAAATTGAATTTGGGTATCTAG
- a CDS encoding fibronectin type III domain-containing protein, producing the protein MKKILLSIVFLLSCFGTSAKASAENIILASWSKSNLNSIKPMAVQTGDPYWEAQGGTIPPGFTGASVNAIAVVGTDVYVGGDISSMSGNPTASHIAKWNGTSWEALGSGVDGVVRAITVSGSDVYVGGQFTTAGGISSPGIARWDGSAWHSVGGGLAVVGTPNVRAIAVSGSNIYAGGAFTDANGNTSADYIAMWDGASWNALGTGLNGTVNTIAIGNSNIYVGGFFTDAGSITTADRIAYWNGSSWNALSTGSTTTVNAIAFESDTSIYVGIAGAPGLRRWNGTAFSSVGGTNTLNNAVQSILLQGSNVIVGGSFTQNVNKSPLRLGRIAQWTGSAWQALDSLSGTVNALGYASSTLYIGGAFSDAGTMVNADRLAQWNGTRLLPVGTGLANTVRAIVASGTTVSVGGDFEDADTLTKADYAARWNGFTWSAMQSGFKGSVYSMSQSGTTIFAGGSFTQIGTGTKVNNVARWTGSTWGTMNVSGGTANTVGTNGSVNAVAAVTTTRAYVGGSFTKLGDSTVVNGIARWTNGVGWEALGSGVSGGNVYALALSGTKLYVGGDFTSAGGVANTSHIAVWDTATATWSALGSGISNNTVYSIVVNGSDVYVGGNFTDAGGVAAADHIAKWDGVSWSSVGTGTEINNTIRTMAFLGTDLYVGGDFTDAAGYSGGDYIAKWSGSAWSALGDGANNSVYAIIAAGSDLYAGGNFTSIDGSSASRFARYRVPDVTAPARPTAVVNATVSSQSMTIKWKKNTEVDFAKYRVYTGTDSNAVSQTDSSTSISDTSRVITGLTNGIKYYARISAVDIWGNQSNASVAISGTPNDTVPPSTPSLISATGDNLTVNLTWSKNNDSDFKRYRIYRGTSPGATTQVDSVSIVGDTTKSVSAPIPGVTFYFRVRTLDSANNLSAYSGELSASSLDQTPPSAITGLSTTAADTTVILRWHQSTATDFGKYYIYMDTVALPATAVDSALTKADTARTFTHLTNGKTYYFRVTAADTFANVSAFSSVASATPFDQTSPSAPQNLAAVASNASVVLHWDANTENDLLRYRVFVGTSSGNQVQTDSTVHDSIVVNGLNSNTEYFFRIAAIDTGKNQSNYSNEVSATPFAANAAPTNPVLLAATAQNQSVVLTWQKNPDADILKYYVAAGLSSNPTALVDSTNGDTTVTLSGLTNEQAYYFRIIAVDSALQVSGYSNELSQSPYDNVAPATPVNFIASAGDQSAQLTWNNDNTEPIKIYRVFVNGSQADSLTDTTYTVTGLTNYTTYQVSIVAVDSNDNVSSNTSDIGVTPIDLTAPSIPNNLTAEASDASVHLVWSANTEGDLAWYRIYINDVQSDSTTDTSYTANALTNYTSYSFKIAAVDTSHNASALTSQVSVMPYDQTAPAIPQDLAATAGDGQVTLNWTANGEGDLARYRVYMDGTQIDSTTNNSYTKTGLTNYTTYNFKLSAVDTSRNASAPTSQVSVMPYDQTAPSEVTGLSVTRGDGALTLNWTANGESDFKAYRLFMGTSPNPTTQVDSVTTIATTSKEFGGLVNGTTYYYRMVAVDTSGNASDYSDEVSSSPYDQTAPAVPQDLAATAGDGQVTLRMARRLIRLRTIAIQKTV; encoded by the coding sequence ATGAAAAAAATTTTACTCTCCATTGTTTTTTTACTCAGTTGCTTCGGCACATCGGCTAAAGCATCTGCGGAAAATATAATCTTGGCCTCTTGGTCGAAGTCAAATCTCAATTCGATCAAACCCATGGCTGTCCAAACAGGAGATCCCTATTGGGAAGCTCAAGGCGGAACGATACCGCCGGGATTTACAGGCGCAAGTGTAAATGCAATCGCGGTTGTTGGAACGGATGTTTACGTCGGTGGAGATATTAGCTCGATGAGCGGTAACCCAACAGCTTCGCACATTGCTAAATGGAACGGCACATCTTGGGAAGCGCTAGGATCGGGCGTTGATGGCGTGGTGCGAGCTATTACTGTTTCCGGCTCAGATGTTTACGTTGGCGGACAGTTTACTACGGCCGGAGGAATATCTTCGCCCGGTATTGCACGTTGGGACGGAAGTGCATGGCATTCGGTGGGCGGGGGTCTCGCCGTAGTCGGAACGCCTAATGTACGCGCTATAGCTGTATCCGGATCTAATATTTATGCCGGCGGTGCATTTACAGATGCAAATGGGAATACCAGCGCTGACTACATTGCTATGTGGGATGGGGCTTCATGGAACGCATTAGGAACTGGACTTAATGGAACTGTAAACACCATTGCGATAGGAAATTCTAATATTTATGTCGGAGGATTTTTTACCGATGCCGGCTCGATTACAACAGCAGACAGAATTGCGTACTGGAATGGCTCAAGTTGGAATGCTTTATCAACAGGCTCAACTACTACTGTAAATGCAATTGCTTTTGAATCTGATACTAGTATTTATGTTGGTATTGCAGGTGCGCCGGGTTTAAGAAGGTGGAATGGTACGGCATTTAGTAGTGTTGGTGGGACAAACACGTTAAACAACGCAGTTCAGAGTATTCTTCTTCAAGGATCAAATGTAATCGTTGGTGGTTCATTTACACAAAACGTTAATAAATCACCGCTCCGTTTAGGCCGAATTGCTCAATGGACAGGAAGTGCATGGCAAGCGCTAGATAGTTTATCAGGTACAGTTAACGCTTTAGGCTATGCGTCAAGTACACTTTATATCGGTGGTGCTTTTTCTGATGCTGGAACGATGGTTAATGCAGATCGTCTTGCTCAATGGAACGGTACACGTTTGTTACCTGTTGGTACAGGGTTAGCAAATACAGTTCGTGCTATAGTTGCTTCCGGTACGACAGTATCTGTCGGCGGTGATTTTGAAGATGCCGACACATTGACCAAAGCAGACTATGCTGCGCGATGGAATGGGTTCACCTGGTCGGCCATGCAAAGCGGTTTCAAAGGCTCTGTGTATTCGATGTCGCAATCGGGAACTACGATATTTGCGGGGGGTTCTTTCACGCAGATAGGTACCGGAACAAAAGTAAATAACGTGGCACGATGGACCGGGAGTACGTGGGGTACGATGAATGTTTCAGGTGGTACTGCTAATACAGTTGGAACGAATGGCTCGGTCAATGCCGTCGCGGCTGTAACAACGACGCGTGCGTATGTGGGAGGTAGTTTTACGAAACTTGGGGACTCTACGGTTGTTAATGGTATTGCGCGTTGGACCAATGGTGTGGGTTGGGAAGCTTTGGGATCGGGCGTTTCCGGTGGCAATGTTTATGCTTTGGCTCTTTCAGGTACGAAACTTTACGTCGGTGGTGATTTTACATCGGCCGGCGGTGTCGCCAATACATCTCATATAGCTGTTTGGGATACGGCAACCGCTACATGGTCAGCTTTAGGTTCGGGCATTTCTAATAACACAGTGTATTCTATTGTCGTCAACGGTTCAGATGTGTATGTCGGCGGTAATTTTACAGATGCCGGCGGCGTTGCGGCAGCGGACCATATTGCTAAATGGGATGGCGTTTCATGGTCCAGTGTAGGTACAGGCACAGAAATAAATAATACCATTCGTACGATGGCTTTTTTGGGAACAGATCTGTATGTCGGCGGTGATTTTACAGATGCGGCCGGATATTCAGGTGGTGATTATATTGCTAAGTGGAGCGGATCAGCCTGGTCTGCACTTGGAGATGGTGCCAATAATTCGGTTTACGCGATTATTGCTGCCGGCTCCGATTTATATGCCGGAGGAAATTTTACATCAATTGACGGGTCTTCAGCATCGCGGTTTGCACGATACCGCGTGCCGGATGTGACAGCACCCGCAAGACCGACCGCTGTCGTGAATGCGACCGTCAGTAGTCAATCAATGACAATTAAATGGAAAAAAAATACGGAAGTAGATTTCGCTAAGTACAGAGTATATACGGGTACCGACTCCAATGCGGTTTCCCAAACCGATTCATCTACTTCTATAAGCGATACATCCCGTGTTATTACAGGTTTAACCAATGGAATAAAATATTATGCGCGTATCAGTGCGGTTGATATTTGGGGTAATCAAAGTAACGCATCGGTTGCAATTTCCGGTACACCCAACGATACAGTGCCGCCGTCAACGCCTTCGCTTATTTCAGCAACCGGGGATAATTTGACGGTTAACCTTACCTGGTCAAAAAATAACGATTCAGATTTCAAACGTTACCGCATTTATCGGGGTACTTCGCCCGGAGCCACAACCCAGGTGGATTCTGTATCCATCGTCGGTGATACTACGAAAAGCGTTTCAGCGCCGATACCCGGAGTTACATTTTATTTCAGAGTGCGTACTTTAGATTCAGCAAATAACCTGAGTGCATATTCCGGTGAATTATCAGCGTCTTCATTAGATCAAACGCCACCTTCCGCGATTACGGGGCTATCTACGACTGCGGCTGATACGACGGTTATTTTACGTTGGCACCAAAGTACAGCGACGGATTTTGGTAAATACTATATCTATATGGATACGGTGGCGCTGCCTGCAACGGCGGTGGATTCGGCGCTGACAAAAGCAGATACCGCACGAACGTTTACGCATTTGACCAATGGTAAAACGTATTATTTTCGCGTGACAGCGGCCGATACATTTGCCAACGTATCGGCATTTTCATCGGTTGCATCAGCCACTCCTTTTGATCAGACATCGCCTTCAGCACCGCAAAATCTTGCCGCGGTGGCAAGTAATGCTTCGGTTGTATTGCATTGGGATGCCAATACGGAAAATGATCTTTTGAGGTATCGTGTATTTGTGGGTACTTCCTCTGGTAATCAAGTACAAACCGATTCCACAGTGCATGATAGTATTGTAGTCAATGGCCTGAATAGCAATACGGAGTACTTCTTCCGGATCGCCGCGATAGATACAGGCAAAAATCAAAGCAATTATTCCAATGAAGTATCAGCTACGCCATTTGCAGCCAATGCCGCGCCGACGAATCCTGTTTTATTGGCAGCTACAGCTCAAAATCAATCGGTAGTTTTGACGTGGCAAAAAAACCCGGATGCCGACATATTAAAATATTACGTTGCTGCAGGATTGTCTTCTAATCCGACGGCATTGGTGGATTCAACCAATGGTGATACGACAGTGACATTGTCCGGATTGACCAATGAACAAGCGTATTATTTCAGAATCATAGCTGTTGATTCAGCATTGCAGGTCAGCGGATATTCCAATGAATTATCCCAATCTCCTTATGATAATGTTGCCCCTGCTACACCGGTAAATTTTATCGCTTCGGCAGGTGATCAATCGGCGCAACTCACATGGAATAACGATAACACGGAACCTATTAAAATTTATCGTGTTTTTGTTAATGGTTCTCAAGCCGATTCGCTTACGGACACCACGTATACAGTGACGGGTTTGACAAATTATACGACGTATCAAGTTAGCATCGTCGCTGTAGATAGTAATGATAATGTTTCATCAAATACTTCAGACATCGGCGTAACCCCGATTGACTTGACCGCACCTTCCATTCCCAACAATCTTACTGCTGAGGCTAGCGACGCCTCGGTGCATCTAGTATGGTCCGCTAATACGGAAGGGGATCTCGCTTGGTATCGAATTTATATCAATGACGTACAAAGCGATTCGACGACCGATACGTCTTATACAGCAAACGCTTTAACTAATTACACATCATATTCCTTCAAAATTGCAGCCGTTGATACCAGCCATAACGCAAGCGCATTGACTTCACAAGTATCAGTTATGCCTTATGATCAGACGGCACCTGCGATTCCTCAGGACTTGGCTGCAACGGCTGGCGATGGTCAGGTTACGTTGAACTGGACGGCAAACGGTGAAGGTGATTTAGCACGTTATCGTGTATATATGGATGGTACACAGATTGATTCGACTACGAATAATAGCTACACAAAGACCGGCTTAACGAACTACACGACGTATAACTTCAAGTTATCAGCCGTTGATACCAGCCGCAATGCAAGCGCACCGACTTCACAAGTATCGGTTATGCCTTATGATCAGACGGCTCCTTCAGAAGTAACCGGTCTTAGTGTAACCCGTGGAGACGGTGCATTGACACTAAACTGGACAGCAAATGGAGAATCCGATTTTAAAGCCTATCGTTTATTCATGGGAACAAGTCCCAATCCTACGACGCAAGTAGATTCGGTGACAACGATCGCAACGACGAGTAAAGAGTTCGGTGGGTTGGTCAATGGTACGACATATTATTACCGCATGGTGGCCGTAGATACATCAGGCAATGCATCGGATTATTCGGATGAAGTATCTTCATCACCCTATGACCAGACGGCACCTGCGGTTCCTCAGGACTTGGCTGCAACAGCCGGAGATGGTCAAGTTACGTTGAGGATGGCGCGCAGATTGATTCGACTACGAACAATAGCTATACAAAAAACGGTTTGA
- a CDS encoding T9SS type A sorting domain-containing protein, producing MTNDVTYNFKIAAVDTGHNFSAFSTQVSGTPTDMTAPSKPTVLTAVAGNTSIVLTWRKNIESDVIRYRIYRGTTAAPTTQVDSTTSASDTTKTYGGLTNGTTYFFRITAVDGHGNFSVYSDDISVKPLDAPGSLTVSLFQNKAAKKYAQITVVSSKALSAVPTVTAKLGVNNTPVTMTAIASSNQQFRGGFVINSAGNYTLQTSAQTLNGRDTTVQRTFNAVIAKSGEAATLASTDGKASLKLNRATLAEEAVLLSEQSDDGVYTFSADAEANGSMILEIQFDAAQYADPSKLFIYRMEKETWSKQKTQVFTKTNTLKAQVESFGTYKIAYDGSFDGSNIVPTEFALLQNYPNPFNPSTTIRYDLREDETVSLKIYNMLGQEVRTLRKGFQMAGEYRVQWDGRNNAGQVVSSGVYIYRLETKSYRATKKMMFLK from the coding sequence TTGACTAATGATGTAACTTATAATTTCAAAATTGCAGCTGTAGATACCGGGCATAACTTTAGTGCCTTCTCCACGCAGGTATCGGGCACACCGACCGATATGACGGCTCCATCAAAACCGACTGTATTAACAGCCGTAGCCGGCAATACTAGTATTGTTTTGACATGGCGGAAAAACATCGAATCGGATGTAATTCGGTATCGTATATACCGTGGTACGACGGCCGCACCGACAACACAAGTAGATTCCACTACCTCTGCTTCGGATACGACAAAAACCTATGGCGGTTTGACCAATGGGACGACGTACTTTTTCCGTATCACCGCTGTTGACGGACATGGTAATTTCAGTGTGTATTCCGATGATATTTCAGTCAAACCGCTGGATGCGCCGGGTTCACTCACGGTAAGTTTATTCCAAAACAAAGCAGCTAAAAAATATGCTCAAATCACGGTAGTATCATCCAAAGCCTTGTCAGCGGTTCCTACCGTGACGGCCAAACTTGGAGTAAATAATACACCCGTCACGATGACGGCTATCGCGTCAAGCAACCAACAGTTCCGCGGTGGCTTTGTGATAAATAGTGCAGGCAACTATACGTTACAAACGTCCGCACAGACATTGAATGGTCGCGATACGACCGTGCAGCGCACGTTTAATGCGGTGATTGCCAAATCCGGTGAAGCGGCTACCCTTGCTAGCACGGATGGCAAAGCTTCCCTCAAACTTAATCGCGCGACGCTCGCTGAAGAAGCTGTACTTCTGTCCGAACAGTCCGACGACGGTGTTTATACATTCTCAGCGGATGCGGAAGCCAACGGCAGCATGATACTTGAAATACAGTTTGATGCGGCTCAGTACGCCGATCCGTCGAAGTTGTTCATTTATCGAATGGAAAAAGAAACCTGGAGTAAACAAAAAACACAGGTATTTACCAAAACCAATACGCTCAAAGCGCAGGTAGAAAGTTTTGGAACATACAAGATCGCATATGACGGTTCGTTTGACGGATCGAATATTGTGCCGACAGAGTTTGCGTTGCTTCAAAACTATCCGAATCCGTTTAACCCCTCCACTACGATCCGATACGATCTACGTGAAGATGAAACGGTATCTCTGAAAATATACAACATGCTCGGTCAGGAAGTTCGTACGCTGCGCAAAGGATTCCAAATGGCCGGAGAGTATCGCGTACAATGGGATGGTCGCAATAATGCCGGACAAGTCGTATCCAGCGGCGTATATATCTATCGCTTGGAGACGAAGTCCTATCGCGCAACGAAAAAAATGATGTTTTTGAAATAA
- a CDS encoding B12-binding domain-containing radical SAM protein has protein sequence MATLAIVMKKNQPHILLINPYIYDFAAYDLWSKPLGLLYIAAVLEENGFRVSLIDALDRHDTEMLAWQGRASAKSRMYGDGYFYREIVEKPTVFSHIPRHYARYGFTPELMRKKISDLNLEQSVDSVLVTSGMTYWYKGVHEIIAMCKELVPQAEVILGGIYATLFTNYAMEFSGADRVFTGESEKTVLAYLCSQSGLEVKKNYKGYDDYPYPAYHLYSKLEYVAMMTSRGCPYSCTFCATHAFTEKFTPRSPEGALHEIINYANQGIQNITFYDDALFVNSDKHIKRILRGVIENEKNVNFHTPNGLFARLIDAELAKLLVQSGFKTIRLSYETKNPERQKVLRKVSDKDLESALEYLEQAGFLRHDIVVYLIMGLPDQSPDEVQAGIDYIHSLGAKVSLSSFSPIPGTADWEMARQKYNFPVNEPLLTNKSVYPLRHPGFTSEDFDGLKNYAIEKNRSYPKDNPTLDENHVSDYNVYA, from the coding sequence ATGGCTACATTGGCAATCGTAATGAAAAAAAATCAACCTCATATTCTACTGATCAATCCGTACATTTACGACTTTGCGGCGTATGATCTTTGGTCCAAGCCGCTGGGGTTGCTCTATATCGCCGCTGTTTTGGAAGAAAACGGTTTTAGAGTTTCTTTGATTGATGCGTTGGATCGGCATGATACCGAAATGTTGGCATGGCAAGGTCGCGCGAGTGCCAAATCCCGTATGTACGGCGATGGTTATTTTTATAGAGAAATTGTCGAAAAGCCCACGGTGTTTTCTCATATTCCGAGGCATTATGCGCGTTACGGTTTTACACCGGAACTGATGCGAAAAAAAATATCCGACCTAAATTTAGAACAATCGGTGGACAGTGTCTTAGTCACATCCGGGATGACATATTGGTACAAGGGTGTACATGAGATCATAGCAATGTGCAAAGAATTAGTACCTCAGGCAGAAGTTATTTTGGGGGGCATTTATGCAACATTGTTTACCAACTATGCTATGGAATTTTCCGGCGCCGATCGTGTATTTACGGGAGAAAGTGAAAAAACCGTTTTAGCATATCTCTGCTCGCAGTCGGGATTGGAAGTTAAGAAAAACTATAAGGGTTATGATGATTACCCCTATCCGGCGTATCATCTGTACTCTAAACTTGAGTATGTTGCGATGATGACATCGCGTGGTTGCCCATACAGCTGTACATTTTGCGCTACGCATGCGTTTACTGAAAAGTTTACACCGCGTTCTCCGGAAGGGGCGCTGCATGAAATCATAAATTACGCGAATCAAGGTATACAAAATATTACGTTTTATGATGATGCGCTGTTTGTAAATAGCGATAAACATATTAAACGGATTTTACGCGGTGTCATAGAAAACGAAAAAAATGTAAACTTTCACACACCCAATGGCCTTTTTGCCCGACTGATCGACGCAGAGTTAGCTAAGTTGTTGGTTCAAAGCGGATTTAAAACCATTCGCCTCAGTTATGAAACCAAAAACCCGGAAAGGCAAAAAGTTTTACGTAAAGTCAGCGACAAAGATTTGGAATCGGCTTTAGAATATTTGGAACAAGCCGGGTTTCTTCGTCACGATATTGTCGTCTATTTGATTATGGGGTTACCGGATCAATCTCCGGATGAAGTGCAAGCGGGAATAGACTATATTCACAGTTTAGGGGCTAAGGTAAGTCTTTCATCATTTTCACCGATTCCGGGGACGGCGGATTGGGAAATGGCGCGCCAAAAGTATAACTTTCCAGTCAATGAGCCGCTATTAACCAATAAATCGGTCTACCCTCTGCGCCACCCTGGTTTTACGTCCGAGGATTTTGACGGATTAAAAAACTACGCCATTGAAAAAAATCGATCATACCCAAAGGATAATCCCACGCTCGATGAAAACCACGTTTCGGATTATAATGTCTATGCTTAA
- a CDS encoding peptidoglycan DD-metalloendopeptidase family protein gives MLNRVALFLFFSLISLQAQNLQKQIDKSRNNMKKIKDEIAQYENRLTSQAQKEKTEIENLNDINEKIGLLHQLLGELEQGRRLTEERIAELRSILSQTRTELQNLKGLTSQRLLQTYKHRDEDPLAYILTSDSWTQAFARMKYLKLIAEQDQRDIQSLRTKKEKIETQKKLIEVELLNQQFLISEKKREKANLDQQLARRKNTLSKIRKDKRLLASLIEQRKDDMANLQTIIAALEKKKAEEEALAKKRAEEAAAAAKSGKTKTAGSVKYKEPVYTEKSNFAQYKGRLPYPVPGKIVVSFGNQYNAALGTTTRNTGVDIQSREGAEVHSVAKGKVSLISWLRRLGNTVIIDHGEGFYTVYAHLSEIFVSVDQHVAAGQTIANLDESDEGKAVLHFEIYKDREAVDPAGWLR, from the coding sequence ATGCTTAATCGCGTCGCACTATTTTTGTTTTTTTCATTGATTTCTCTGCAGGCTCAAAATCTTCAGAAGCAGATTGATAAAAGCCGCAACAATATGAAAAAAATAAAAGATGAGATTGCCCAATATGAAAACCGATTGACGTCTCAGGCGCAAAAAGAAAAAACAGAAATAGAAAACCTAAATGATATCAATGAAAAAATAGGGTTGCTGCATCAGTTATTGGGCGAATTGGAACAAGGACGTCGATTGACGGAGGAGCGTATTGCCGAATTGCGCTCAATACTTTCGCAAACCCGCACTGAACTGCAAAATCTCAAAGGCCTCACGTCGCAACGGCTTTTACAAACGTATAAACATCGCGATGAAGATCCCTTGGCTTACATTCTTACATCCGATTCGTGGACGCAAGCTTTTGCACGGATGAAATATCTCAAACTTATTGCCGAACAAGATCAACGGGACATCCAAAGTCTTCGCACCAAAAAAGAAAAAATCGAAACACAAAAGAAGTTGATCGAAGTAGAGTTGCTTAATCAGCAATTTCTTATCTCAGAAAAAAAACGCGAAAAGGCTAATCTGGACCAGCAGTTGGCTCGCCGAAAAAACACACTGAGCAAGATTCGAAAAGATAAACGTCTTTTGGCCTCGCTCATCGAACAACGCAAAGACGATATGGCCAATTTGCAAACGATTATCGCTGCATTGGAGAAGAAAAAAGCCGAAGAAGAAGCTTTAGCAAAAAAACGAGCCGAAGAGGCGGCCGCTGCGGCTAAATCCGGTAAAACCAAAACGGCGGGCAGCGTTAAATACAAAGAACCGGTTTATACCGAAAAATCAAATTTTGCTCAATACAAGGGACGATTGCCCTATCCTGTTCCCGGTAAAATCGTGGTAAGTTTTGGAAATCAATATAACGCGGCATTGGGAACCACTACGCGAAATACCGGTGTTGACATTCAGTCCCGCGAAGGAGCGGAAGTGCATAGCGTGGCTAAAGGAAAAGTGTCGTTGATTTCATGGTTACGCCGCCTCGGGAATACCGTTATTATAGATCATGGCGAAGGATTTTATACGGTTTACGCGCATCTTTCGGAGATTTTTGTGTCGGTAGATCAGCATGTAGCCGCCGGGCAAACCATAGCCAATCTGGACGAATCCGATGAGGGGAAAGCCGTTCTTCACTTTGAAATCTATAAAGATCGGGAAGCGGTTGATCCGGCAGGATGGTTGCGATAG